In Burkholderia sp. WP9, a genomic segment contains:
- a CDS encoding MFS transporter has translation MNATTAASLTESRQSSWRAVVAASIGNALEWFDLVVYGFFAVVIAKLFFPAGNDTVSLLLTLGTFGVSFFMRPLGAIVIGAYADRAGRKAALTLSILLMMAGTLIIAVLPTYQSIGLAAPVILVLARLMQGFSAGGEFGSATAFLAEHVPGRRGFFASWQVASQGLTTLLAAGFGVLLTGKLSPEQMASWGWRVPFFFGLLIGPVAWYIRTRLDETPEFLAAETTTTPLRDTFTSQKLRLLIAIGVVVLGTVSTYLVLFMPTFGVKQLGLAPSVAFAAIALTGVIQMVFSPLVGHLSDRHGRTTIMLISALLLLVLINPAFAYLVAHPTFGTLIAMQIVFGFLMTGYFAALPGLLSEMFPVQTRTTGMSLAYNIAVTIFGGFGPFIIAWLISATGSKTAPSYYLIFAAVVSLVALMAARRKLGFR, from the coding sequence ATGAACGCAACGACAGCAGCAAGCCTCACGGAGAGCCGGCAAAGTTCGTGGCGCGCGGTGGTCGCGGCCTCGATCGGCAACGCGCTGGAATGGTTCGATCTGGTGGTGTACGGATTTTTCGCGGTGGTCATCGCGAAGCTGTTTTTTCCGGCCGGTAACGACACGGTGTCGCTCCTCCTCACCCTCGGCACCTTCGGCGTGTCGTTCTTCATGCGGCCGCTCGGCGCGATCGTGATCGGCGCCTACGCCGACCGCGCCGGCCGCAAGGCGGCGCTCACACTCTCGATCCTGCTGATGATGGCCGGCACGTTAATCATCGCGGTCCTGCCGACCTATCAGAGCATCGGCCTCGCCGCACCGGTGATTCTTGTATTGGCCCGTCTGATGCAAGGCTTTTCGGCCGGCGGCGAGTTCGGCAGCGCCACCGCCTTTCTCGCGGAACACGTGCCGGGGCGGCGCGGCTTTTTCGCGAGCTGGCAGGTGGCGAGTCAGGGGCTCACCACGCTGCTTGCCGCCGGCTTCGGTGTACTGCTCACCGGCAAGCTTTCGCCTGAGCAGATGGCCTCGTGGGGTTGGCGTGTGCCGTTCTTCTTTGGCCTCCTGATCGGGCCGGTCGCCTGGTACATCCGCACCAGGCTCGATGAGACGCCCGAATTCCTCGCCGCCGAAACGACCACGACGCCGCTGCGCGATACCTTCACCAGCCAGAAATTGCGCCTTCTGATCGCGATCGGCGTGGTGGTGCTCGGCACGGTATCGACGTATCTGGTGCTGTTCATGCCAACCTTCGGCGTGAAGCAATTGGGACTGGCGCCTTCAGTCGCGTTCGCGGCGATCGCACTGACCGGCGTGATCCAGATGGTGTTCTCGCCGCTGGTCGGCCATTTGTCCGACCGGCACGGGCGCACCACGATCATGCTGATCTCGGCGTTGCTGCTGCTCGTGCTGATCAACCCGGCCTTCGCGTACCTGGTCGCGCATCCGACTTTCGGCACCTTGATCGCCATGCAGATCGTGTTCGGATTTCTGATGACGGGTTATTTCGCGGCGCTGCCGGGTCTGCTCTCGGAGATGTTTCCGGTGCAAACGCGTACGACCGGCATGTCGCTGGCTTATAACATTGCCGTGACGATTTTCGGCGGCTTCGGGCCGTTCATCATTGCGTGGCTGATCAGCGCGACGGGTTCGAAGACCGCGCCGAGTTACTACCTGATTTTCGCCGCGGTGGTGAGCCTCGTCGCGCTGATGGCGGCGCGGCGCAAGCTCGGGTTCCGCTGA
- a CDS encoding YceI family protein, translated as MLIAIGALASSFSLGAFAAADTYQLDPTHTYPSFEADHFGGLSVWRGKFTKSSGTVTLDRSAKTGTVDVTVDPASIDTGNSKLDEHLKTDALFDVAKYPSVTYKGTEIKFDGDKPVEVIGNLTMHGVTKPLNLKIESFKCMPHPVLKREVCGVEASAHFNRADYGMDFGAKYGFNMDTKLHIQAEGIKQ; from the coding sequence ATGTTGATCGCCATCGGCGCGCTCGCTTCTTCTTTCTCATTGGGCGCGTTCGCGGCGGCCGATACCTATCAGCTCGACCCGACCCACACGTATCCGAGCTTCGAGGCGGATCACTTCGGCGGTCTTTCGGTGTGGCGCGGCAAGTTCACCAAGAGCTCCGGCACGGTCACGCTCGACCGTTCGGCTAAAACCGGTACCGTCGACGTGACGGTCGATCCTGCTTCGATCGACACCGGCAACAGCAAGCTCGACGAGCATCTGAAGACGGATGCGCTGTTCGATGTCGCCAAATATCCTTCGGTGACGTACAAGGGCACCGAGATCAAGTTCGACGGCGACAAGCCGGTCGAAGTGATCGGCAATCTGACGATGCACGGTGTCACCAAGCCGCTGAATCTGAAGATCGAGTCGTTCAAGTGCATGCCGCATCCGGTGCTCAAGCGCGAGGTGTGCGGGGTGGAAGCGAGCGCCCATTTCAACCGCGCTGACTACGGCATGGATTTCGGCGCCAAATACGGCTTCAATATGGATACCAAGCTGCATATTCAGGCCGAAGGCATCAAGCAATAA
- a CDS encoding YceI family protein — MKVSFYRYMLAAFAAASLTVAGSAMAQVDVAKSSVTATSKQMNVPVEGKFGKFTAQVKFDPAKPADGSAQFSIDVASYDLGDESYNDQVRGKDWFDAKTYPSATFVSSAIAPAGGNQFKVTGKLTIKGKSQTVVVPVTVSQQGAVQTFDGSLPIKRSQFDIGTGEWKDTSVVADEVVIKFHIVAAHK, encoded by the coding sequence ATGAAGGTTTCGTTTTATCGCTACATGCTCGCCGCCTTTGCCGCGGCCTCGTTGACCGTGGCCGGCAGCGCCATGGCGCAAGTCGACGTCGCGAAGAGTTCGGTGACGGCCACGTCGAAACAGATGAATGTGCCGGTGGAAGGCAAATTCGGTAAATTCACCGCGCAGGTCAAGTTCGATCCGGCAAAACCGGCCGACGGCAGTGCGCAGTTCAGCATCGACGTGGCCAGCTACGATCTCGGCGACGAAAGCTACAACGACCAGGTGCGCGGCAAGGACTGGTTCGACGCGAAGACGTATCCGAGTGCCACTTTTGTCTCGAGCGCGATTGCGCCGGCCGGCGGCAACCAGTTCAAGGTGACCGGCAAGCTGACCATCAAGGGCAAGTCGCAGACCGTGGTGGTGCCGGTCACCGTGTCCCAGCAGGGCGCGGTGCAAACCTTCGACGGTTCACTCCCGATCAAGCGCTCGCAGTTCGATATCGGCACCGGCGAATGGAAAGACACCTCGGTGGTCGCCGACGAAGTGGTCATCAAGTTTCATATCGTTGCAGCACATAAGTGA
- a CDS encoding cytochrome b translates to MALNPSFSSRESYSPTAIALHWLIALLIVCGFALGWVMTDIPGFTPTKLKYFSWHKWIGVTVFALAVLRILWRATHAAPVMPRRMPVWQRGAAHLVHVLLYVLMIAIPASGYLYSSAANVPVVYLGLIPLPRLIAPDPHLKELLKNVHITLNYTLLVLVALHVAAALKHQWLDRDGLLSRMLPFLK, encoded by the coding sequence ATGGCACTCAATCCTTCATTCAGTAGCCGGGAATCGTATTCGCCGACTGCCATTGCCCTGCATTGGCTGATCGCGCTGCTGATCGTATGCGGCTTCGCGCTCGGCTGGGTGATGACCGATATCCCGGGCTTCACGCCCACCAAGCTGAAGTATTTTTCGTGGCACAAGTGGATCGGCGTGACGGTATTCGCGCTCGCCGTCCTGCGCATTCTGTGGCGCGCCACGCACGCGGCGCCCGTGATGCCCCGCCGCATGCCGGTCTGGCAGCGTGGCGCGGCGCATCTCGTACACGTGTTGCTGTACGTGCTGATGATCGCGATTCCCGCTTCGGGCTACCTCTATAGTTCGGCGGCCAACGTGCCGGTGGTGTACCTCGGGCTGATTCCGCTGCCGCGCCTGATCGCGCCGGACCCGCACCTCAAGGAACTGCTGAAGAACGTGCATATCACGCTGAATTACACCCTGCTCGTGCTCGTCGCGCTGCACGTCGCGGCCGCGCTCAAGCATCAATGGCTGGATCGCGACGGTCTGCTTTCGCGCATGCTCCCTTTCCTCAAATAA
- a CDS encoding paraquat-inducible protein A: MEHDNLIACHECDTLFHKPRLVGRTLARCPRCGATLYRGVSRKLDAISAMTLGALITFLIAQGFPIVELETNGITSQTTLFGALVALWDEDMQIVAVMVFCSTILFPLTELVALLYVLIPLRAGYVPRAFNRVLRAIQFVRPWGMIEVFMLGILITIVKMVSLARVIPEAALFAFGVLTLMLAVVVTFDPRILWDLADELGARDQRPLPRTSADSAAAAVNSVAGPPAPPDVRGAEPTALPPVPPVPRRG; the protein is encoded by the coding sequence ATGGAACATGACAACCTGATCGCGTGCCATGAGTGCGATACGCTGTTCCACAAACCCCGGCTTGTCGGGCGCACGCTCGCGCGCTGTCCGCGCTGCGGGGCTACGCTTTATCGCGGCGTCTCCCGCAAGCTCGACGCCATCAGCGCCATGACGCTGGGCGCGCTGATCACCTTCCTGATCGCGCAGGGCTTCCCGATCGTCGAACTCGAAACCAACGGCATCACGTCGCAGACTACGCTGTTCGGCGCGCTCGTCGCGCTGTGGGACGAGGACATGCAGATCGTCGCGGTCATGGTGTTCTGCTCGACCATCCTGTTCCCGCTGACCGAACTCGTCGCACTGCTCTATGTGCTGATTCCGTTACGCGCCGGCTATGTGCCGCGCGCCTTCAACCGGGTGCTGCGCGCCATTCAATTCGTGCGCCCGTGGGGCATGATTGAAGTCTTCATGCTCGGGATACTGATCACCATCGTGAAGATGGTGAGTCTCGCGCGCGTGATTCCCGAGGCGGCGTTGTTTGCGTTCGGCGTGCTCACGCTGATGCTCGCCGTGGTGGTCACGTTCGATCCGCGCATTCTGTGGGACCTCGCCGACGAACTGGGCGCCCGCGACCAACGGCCGCTGCCGCGCACTTCCGCCGACAGCGCGGCCGCCGCCGTCAACTCGGTCGCCGGACCGCCCGCTCCGCCAGACGTGCGTGGCGCGGAGCCAACCGCGTTGCCGCCGGTGCCGCCGGTGCCACGTCGAGGATGA
- a CDS encoding paraquat-inducible protein A, whose translation MKYITARRAGLVSCHACGRVEPRIRSVTAQHCSRCGAHLHSRNPDSLMRTWALLIAAALLYIPANLLPVMHTASLLGSEDDTIMSGVVYFWTSGDWPLAVIVFIASIMVPMLKLSVLVLLTITAQRRSRWRPDQRITLYRMVERIGRWSMLDVFVVTLTVALVRFKSLAVITAGPGAIAFGSVVILTMLASMQFDPRLIWDHVEGGVQGGVQGGVKRNTQKPQDLKHD comes from the coding sequence ATGAAATACATCACCGCGAGACGCGCGGGCCTCGTCAGTTGCCACGCGTGCGGACGCGTCGAGCCGCGCATTCGCTCCGTCACGGCGCAGCACTGTTCACGGTGCGGCGCGCACCTTCACTCGCGCAACCCCGACAGCCTGATGCGCACGTGGGCGCTGCTGATTGCCGCCGCGCTCCTGTATATTCCCGCGAACCTGCTGCCGGTGATGCACACGGCGTCGCTGCTCGGCTCCGAAGACGACACCATCATGAGCGGCGTCGTCTACTTCTGGACCTCGGGCGACTGGCCGCTCGCGGTGATCGTGTTTATCGCCAGCATCATGGTGCCGATGCTCAAGCTGAGCGTGCTGGTGCTGCTCACCATCACGGCGCAGCGCCGTTCGCGCTGGCGGCCCGACCAGCGCATCACGCTTTACCGGATGGTCGAGCGGATCGGGCGCTGGTCGATGCTGGACGTGTTCGTCGTCACGCTGACCGTCGCGCTGGTGCGCTTCAAATCGCTTGCCGTCATTACGGCCGGCCCGGGGGCGATCGCCTTCGGCTCGGTGGTGATTCTGACCATGCTGGCCTCCATGCAGTTCGACCCACGGCTCATCTGGGATCACGTGGAAGGCGGCGTTCAAGGCGGCGTGCAAGGCGGCGTGAAGCGCAATACCCAAAAACCTCAGGACCTCAAACATGACTAG
- a CDS encoding MlaD family protein → MTSPQEPTPASDAPRNDSNGPKLPPQLPDPEIEPRSRWLPSLVWVIPLIAALIGIALVIKSVTAKGPTITISFVSAEGLEPGKTKVKYKDVDVGSVKTITLSKDLSHVLVQVQLTKEGEDFAVKDSRFWVVRPRVGASGVSGLTTLLSGAYIGADAGHSPDTEKDFVGLETPPPITGDQKGHQFVLHGDSLGSIDIGSPIFYRRVQVGQVVGFSLDKDGTGVTMQVFVSAPFDQYVGTNSRWWHASGVDLRLDSSGFKLNTQSLATVIVGGLSFQSPPGQGVGAQAPNNMTFRLGSDEADAMREPDGVPLRVVMNFNQSLRGLSIGAPVDFRGIVLGQVTNIGIDYDPKTRSFTMPVTMNLYPDRLGRRFRETAPAPGSLAGQTMLQQLVKHGLRGQLRTGNLITSQLYVAVDIFPKAPPATVDVASDPLELPTIPNTLDELQLQVADIAKKLDKVPFDQIGNNLNSALKNADQLFTRLDKEVVPQARDTLAAAKQTFGSAEATLQQDSPLQSDVHQALQELTRTLQSLNALSDYLERHPESLLRGKTGDKP, encoded by the coding sequence ATGACTAGCCCGCAAGAACCGACGCCCGCCTCCGATGCGCCGCGCAACGATTCGAACGGACCGAAGCTGCCGCCCCAACTCCCAGACCCGGAAATCGAACCGCGCAGCCGCTGGCTGCCGTCTCTCGTCTGGGTGATTCCGCTGATCGCCGCGCTGATCGGCATCGCGCTCGTGATCAAATCGGTCACCGCGAAAGGCCCGACCATCACGATCAGCTTCGTCAGCGCCGAGGGGCTCGAACCGGGCAAGACCAAGGTGAAGTACAAGGACGTCGACGTCGGCTCCGTGAAGACCATCACGCTGTCGAAAGATCTGTCGCACGTGCTGGTGCAGGTGCAGTTGACCAAGGAAGGCGAAGACTTCGCGGTCAAGGATTCGCGCTTCTGGGTGGTGCGGCCGCGCGTCGGCGCGAGCGGCGTGTCGGGTCTCACCACGCTGCTCTCGGGCGCGTATATCGGTGCGGACGCCGGGCACTCGCCGGATACCGAGAAGGACTTCGTCGGCCTTGAAACGCCGCCGCCGATTACCGGCGACCAGAAGGGTCACCAGTTCGTGCTGCACGGCGACTCGCTCGGCTCGATCGACATCGGCTCGCCGATCTTCTACCGGCGCGTGCAGGTCGGCCAGGTGGTCGGCTTCTCGCTCGACAAGGACGGCACCGGCGTGACCATGCAGGTCTTCGTGTCCGCGCCGTTCGACCAGTACGTCGGTACCAATTCGCGCTGGTGGCATGCGAGCGGCGTCGATCTGCGGCTCGATTCCAGCGGCTTCAAGCTGAACACGCAGTCGCTCGCCACGGTGATCGTGGGCGGCCTGTCGTTCCAGTCGCCGCCGGGGCAAGGCGTGGGCGCGCAGGCGCCGAACAACATGACCTTCCGCCTCGGTTCGGATGAAGCCGATGCGATGCGCGAGCCGGACGGCGTGCCGCTGCGCGTGGTGATGAACTTCAACCAGTCGCTGCGTGGCCTGTCGATCGGCGCACCGGTCGATTTCCGCGGCATCGTGCTGGGGCAGGTGACCAACATCGGCATCGACTACGATCCGAAGACGCGCAGCTTCACCATGCCGGTCACGATGAACCTCTATCCGGACCGCCTCGGCAGGCGCTTCCGCGAAACCGCGCCGGCACCGGGCAGCCTCGCGGGTCAAACCATGCTGCAACAGCTCGTCAAACACGGTTTGCGCGGCCAGTTGCGCACCGGCAATCTGATTACGAGCCAGTTGTACGTGGCGGTGGACATCTTCCCGAAGGCGCCGCCGGCAACCGTCGACGTGGCGAGCGATCCGCTCGAACTGCCGACCATTCCGAACACGCTCGACGAGTTGCAGCTCCAGGTCGCCGACATCGCGAAGAAGCTCGACAAGGTGCCGTTCGACCAGATCGGCAACAACCTCAACAGTGCGCTGAAGAATGCCGATCAGCTCTTCACGCGACTCGACAAGGAAGTGGTGCCGCAGGCCCGCGATACGCTCGCGGCGGCGAAGCAAACCTTCGGTTCGGCTGAGGCGACGTTGCAGCAGGACTCGCCGTTGCAGTCCGATGTTCATCAGGCGCTGCAGGAACTGACGCGCACGTTGCAGTCGCTCAATGCGCTGTCGGATTATCTGGAGCGCCATCCCGAATCGCTGTTGCGCGGTAAAACAGGAGATAAACCATGA
- a CDS encoding PqiC family protein: MMLARLPRPPRGFARGAVLAGALAGLVTLAACSSPSSRFYTLGADSAAGAAAPVSARTAAAPAWLIEVAPIDVPPQVSKNQLVVQTGPTQVKVLEEERWASLPGDEIRRALSTSLTQQLNTIDVFGTAHPDATPVYRVSMNVQRFESWPGSHALIDAVWSVRAVRSNTVMTCRSVVSEPVSGGYDALVDGHRRALQRISVQVASAVQAMAAAAPQGQGAKATSSSAKGATVSAAVPACPSADSAAGAGA; the protein is encoded by the coding sequence ATGATGCTTGCCCGGCTTCCTCGCCCGCCGCGCGGGTTCGCGCGCGGCGCCGTTCTTGCCGGCGCTCTGGCCGGACTGGTGACGCTCGCGGCGTGCTCGTCGCCGTCGAGCCGCTTTTATACGCTGGGAGCGGATAGCGCTGCCGGAGCCGCCGCGCCGGTCAGCGCCCGCACGGCGGCTGCGCCCGCGTGGCTGATCGAAGTCGCGCCGATCGACGTGCCGCCGCAGGTGTCGAAGAATCAACTGGTCGTGCAAACCGGACCGACGCAGGTCAAAGTGCTCGAGGAAGAGCGCTGGGCCTCACTGCCCGGCGACGAGATCCGGCGTGCGTTGTCGACGAGTCTGACGCAGCAGCTCAACACGATCGACGTGTTCGGCACCGCGCACCCGGATGCCACGCCGGTGTATCGGGTCAGCATGAACGTGCAGCGCTTCGAGTCATGGCCGGGTTCGCATGCGTTGATCGACGCGGTGTGGAGCGTTCGCGCGGTACGCAGCAACACGGTGATGACGTGCCGCAGCGTGGTCAGCGAACCGGTGAGCGGCGGGTATGACGCGCTGGTCGACGGGCATCGGCGCGCGCTGCAGCGGATTTCCGTGCAGGTGGCTTCAGCGGTACAGGCCATGGCTGCCGCTGCTCCGCAAGGTCAAGGCGCCAAGGCGACCTCTTCCTCGGCCAAAGGAGCGACTGTGAGCGCGGCAGTGCCGGCGTGTCCTTCAGCGGACAGCGCTGCGGGAGCCGGCGCCTGA
- a CDS encoding site-specific recombinase: MFDSLKRLIRKWRASRDGGHQLDSLLAIADRTAPYPERSEWLIELAHWIRRGRVVQSGATAEDTASHSIPAHTRIRYLLHVLDRNPVWKANVAGILRALLRESDGLSLLCDAGMPVHSGFFGALFERLEAALIPPAPNRRDLTAIVTLMFSSERDAEWIGALPTDLLIRIHALFDYAADEDEQRDATPFSLDLLAALHNLTCQISSTGLSQTVRSRLGGADPDEHGFDHAHRGRDGHDAHEASDMRVAMEKQPFYRLTRAMLAVEAAHQAFVAGAPQDPLLHEVNYLRLLLDECRGATDNVFAHLYRNGVSVDIVFQVERMRMRIVRAEHLLNAWMAHDDPHAGARLTAELVDANHASQSVAHLMRSNFSLLARKVVEYSADTGEHYIARDRTEYLKMLRMAAGGGLVTVVTVCVKFAITGAHFQAMFEGLLAGINYAASFLLMHFLHFSLATKQPAMTAPTLARELDGVGTPAGVDSFVSSVTALMRTQAAAVLGNVLLVFPVSLGVQLLWHALFHADIISPAKAHATLHSFSLWGPTPFYAALTGVLLWSSSLLAGWADNWFVLHRVADALAYNRRLRLTLGAAGANRIARFCRANVAGVVGNITLGLMLGLVPAILTAFAFSFEVRHVTLSAGSIGVALGVLGKDALKLPELWWAVAGVGSMAILNVAVSFALAFYMAVKSRDLRRNAVRSLRGAIWQRVFRHPLELVWPAKTANAARAVR; this comes from the coding sequence GTGTTCGACTCGCTCAAACGACTCATCAGGAAATGGCGCGCTTCGCGCGACGGCGGTCACCAGCTCGATTCGCTGCTGGCGATCGCCGACCGCACTGCCCCCTATCCGGAGCGCAGTGAGTGGCTGATCGAACTCGCTCACTGGATTCGCCGGGGCCGCGTGGTCCAATCCGGCGCCACCGCTGAAGACACCGCTAGCCACTCGATCCCTGCGCACACGCGAATCCGCTACCTCCTGCATGTGCTGGATCGCAACCCCGTCTGGAAGGCCAACGTCGCCGGCATTCTGCGTGCTCTGCTGCGCGAGAGCGACGGCCTTTCGCTGCTGTGCGACGCCGGCATGCCCGTGCATTCGGGCTTCTTCGGTGCGTTGTTCGAGCGGCTCGAAGCAGCGTTGATTCCGCCCGCGCCGAACCGGCGCGACCTCACCGCGATCGTCACGCTCATGTTCAGCTCGGAGCGGGACGCCGAATGGATCGGCGCGCTTCCCACCGATCTGCTGATCCGCATTCACGCGCTTTTCGACTACGCGGCGGACGAAGACGAACAACGCGACGCCACGCCGTTTTCGCTCGACCTGCTGGCCGCGCTGCATAACCTGACCTGCCAGATCAGCTCGACGGGCCTGTCGCAAACCGTGCGCAGCCGTTTGGGCGGAGCCGATCCGGACGAGCACGGCTTCGATCACGCGCACCGTGGACGCGACGGCCATGACGCCCACGAGGCCAGCGACATGCGCGTCGCGATGGAAAAGCAGCCGTTCTACCGGCTCACGCGTGCGATGCTCGCCGTCGAAGCCGCGCATCAGGCGTTCGTGGCGGGCGCCCCGCAAGACCCGCTGCTGCACGAGGTCAACTATCTGCGGCTGCTGCTCGACGAATGCCGCGGCGCGACCGACAACGTCTTCGCGCACCTCTATCGCAACGGCGTGAGCGTCGACATCGTGTTCCAGGTCGAACGGATGCGCATGCGGATCGTGCGCGCCGAGCATCTGCTCAATGCATGGATGGCGCACGACGATCCGCACGCCGGCGCGCGTCTTACCGCCGAACTCGTCGACGCGAATCATGCGAGCCAGAGCGTCGCGCATCTCATGCGCAGCAATTTTTCTCTGCTGGCGCGCAAGGTCGTCGAATACAGCGCCGATACGGGTGAGCACTACATCGCCCGCGATCGCACCGAATATCTGAAGATGCTGCGCATGGCGGCCGGCGGCGGCCTCGTCACCGTCGTCACGGTATGCGTGAAATTCGCCATTACGGGCGCGCATTTTCAGGCGATGTTCGAAGGGCTGCTCGCCGGCATCAACTACGCGGCCAGCTTCCTGCTGATGCACTTTCTGCATTTCTCGCTCGCCACCAAGCAGCCGGCCATGACCGCGCCGACGCTCGCGCGGGAACTCGACGGTGTCGGCACGCCGGCAGGGGTCGACAGTTTCGTCAGTTCGGTGACCGCGCTGATGCGCACCCAGGCCGCCGCGGTGCTGGGCAACGTGCTGCTGGTGTTCCCCGTGAGCCTCGGCGTGCAACTGCTGTGGCACGCGCTGTTTCACGCCGACATCATTTCACCGGCGAAGGCGCACGCCACGCTGCATTCCTTCTCGCTCTGGGGGCCCACGCCGTTCTATGCCGCGTTGACCGGCGTGCTGCTGTGGTCGTCCAGCCTGCTCGCGGGTTGGGCGGACAACTGGTTCGTGCTGCATCGCGTCGCCGACGCCCTCGCCTACAACCGCCGTCTGCGCCTGACGCTCGGCGCGGCCGGCGCCAACCGGATCGCACGGTTCTGCCGCGCGAATGTGGCCGGAGTCGTCGGCAATATCACGCTCGGGCTGATGCTCGGCCTGGTGCCGGCGATTCTCACCGCGTTCGCGTTCTCCTTCGAAGTGCGGCACGTAACGCTCAGCGCCGGTTCGATCGGCGTCGCGCTCGGCGTGCTCGGCAAGGACGCTCTGAAGCTGCCGGAGTTGTGGTGGGCAGTGGCGGGTGTCGGCAGCATGGCGATACTCAATGTGGCGGTGAGTTTCGCGCTCGCCTTCTATATGGCGGTGAAATCGCGCGACTTGCGACGCAACGCGGTGCGCTCGCTGCGCGGCGCGATCTGGCAACGGGTATTCCGGCATCCGCTGGAGCTGGTCTGGCCGGCAAAAACGGCCAACGCGGCCCGCGCAGTCCGCTAG
- a CDS encoding class I SAM-dependent RNA methyltransferase, with the protein MSFDFFLPCPRGLEASLAAELAEIAAQHLNGAPFTAGAQVPGGVHFRGGWAAGMAANLYSRLASRVLLKIAHRPYRSEQDIYALAVEQRWEQWFSANETLRVDVTAIKSPLRSLEFTTLRVKDAICDRLREVSGARPSIDTAMPDVRVFAFLTATDCTLYLDTSGDPLFKRGWRLDKGAAPLRENLAAGILRLTGWTAGTPLYDPMCGSGTFLAEAAQVALNIAPGAERRFGFEKLKQYEAKTWQALKAAALDAKHAARNSRADLQIFGSDISGDMLDKARANFQRAGLPSIPLKQIDARNMTPPSSAAGILVANPPYGERIEVRGRNARGELREGRGNRESREDEGFRRAQEETPDSEFFHSLGDALKQRFTGWHAFILTSDRKLPGQLRLRESTKTPLFNGALECRLFRFDLIAGSVRQRPQTDTPAA; encoded by the coding sequence ATGTCCTTCGATTTCTTCCTCCCTTGCCCACGCGGCCTTGAAGCCTCGCTCGCGGCTGAACTCGCCGAAATTGCCGCCCAGCACCTGAACGGCGCGCCGTTCACGGCCGGCGCACAAGTGCCGGGCGGCGTGCATTTCCGCGGAGGCTGGGCTGCCGGCATGGCCGCCAACCTGTATTCGCGCCTCGCGAGCCGCGTGCTGCTGAAAATCGCGCATCGCCCGTATCGCAGCGAGCAGGACATTTACGCGCTCGCGGTTGAACAGCGTTGGGAACAGTGGTTCTCCGCAAACGAAACGCTGCGCGTGGACGTCACCGCGATCAAATCGCCGCTGCGCAGCCTGGAATTCACCACGCTGCGTGTGAAAGACGCGATCTGCGACCGTCTGCGCGAAGTCAGCGGCGCGCGTCCGAGCATCGACACCGCCATGCCCGACGTGCGCGTGTTCGCGTTTCTCACCGCCACCGACTGCACGCTTTATCTCGACACCTCGGGCGATCCGCTCTTCAAGCGCGGCTGGCGCCTCGACAAGGGCGCGGCGCCGCTGCGCGAGAATCTGGCCGCGGGCATTCTGCGTCTGACCGGCTGGACCGCCGGCACGCCGCTGTACGACCCGATGTGCGGCAGCGGCACGTTCCTCGCCGAAGCCGCGCAGGTGGCGCTGAATATCGCGCCGGGCGCGGAACGCCGCTTCGGCTTCGAAAAGCTCAAGCAATACGAGGCCAAGACCTGGCAAGCGCTCAAGGCCGCCGCGCTCGACGCGAAACATGCCGCGCGTAACTCGCGTGCCGATCTGCAGATCTTTGGCAGCGATATTTCCGGCGACATGCTCGACAAGGCGCGCGCCAACTTCCAGCGTGCCGGCCTGCCGTCAATTCCGCTCAAGCAGATCGACGCGCGCAACATGACGCCGCCCAGTTCCGCCGCGGGCATTCTCGTCGCCAACCCGCCCTATGGCGAACGGATCGAAGTGCGCGGACGTAACGCGCGCGGCGAGCTACGCGAAGGCCGGGGCAATCGTGAGAGCCGCGAAGATGAGGGCTTTCGCCGCGCTCAGGAAGAAACGCCGGATAGCGAATTCTTCCATTCGCTCGGCGACGCGCTCAAGCAACGCTTCACCGGTTGGCATGCGTTCATCCTGACGTCGGATCGCAAGTTGCCGGGACAGTTGCGCCTGCGTGAATCGACCAAGACGCCGCTCTTTAACGGCGCGCTCGAATGCCGCCTGTTCCGTTTCGACCTGATTGCGGGCAGCGTGCGGCAGCGGCCGCAAACCGATACGCCGGCGGCTTGA
- a CDS encoding VOC family protein: MSAASKVVAWFEIPSVDFDRAVRFYEAALDVKLNVQDIGGQPIAVFGYEEPATGGAIVHSPSMTPTGDGVLVYLNAQPTVDAVLARVEKAGGKTDGPVIKLPQDIGYIAFFTDTEGNRLGLHSRTNG, translated from the coding sequence ATGTCCGCAGCATCCAAAGTTGTTGCATGGTTCGAGATTCCGTCCGTCGATTTCGATCGCGCCGTTCGTTTCTACGAAGCCGCGCTCGACGTCAAACTGAACGTGCAGGACATCGGAGGCCAGCCGATCGCCGTGTTCGGCTATGAAGAACCGGCCACCGGCGGCGCGATCGTCCACAGTCCGTCGATGACGCCGACCGGCGACGGCGTGCTCGTCTACCTGAACGCGCAGCCGACCGTCGACGCCGTGCTCGCGCGAGTCGAGAAAGCCGGCGGCAAAACCGACGGCCCGGTGATCAAGCTGCCGCAGGACATCGGCTATATCGCGTTCTTCACCGATACCGAGGGCAACCGCCTCGGCCTGCATTCGCGGACCAACGGCTAA